A window of Ictalurus furcatus strain D&B chromosome 18, Billie_1.0, whole genome shotgun sequence contains these coding sequences:
- the arsib gene encoding arylsulfatase I, with translation MLFLCVLFVILDLGGALWDWMKPNQVESDSDRFGGVFKPRPPPHIIFILTDDQGFNDVGYHSAELHTPTLDKLAAEGVRLENYYVQPLCTPSRSQLITGRYQIHTGLQHSIIRPRQPSCIPLNVSTLPQRLQEAGYSTHMVGKWHLGFYRKRCLPTRHGFHTFFGSLTGSVDYYTFYSCDGKSLCGFDLHDGDSLAWSKAGKYSTHLYTQRVRKILATHDPSQPIFIFLSLQAAHAPLKPPKSYIYPYRAMGNVPRRKYAATISIVDEAVHNITYALRKYGYYRNSVIIFSTDNGAQPFTGGSNWPLRGRKGTYWEGGVRAVGFVHSPLIRYKRRISKALIHITDWFPTLVRLAGGNISQNEKLDGFDIWPIISENKASPRFEILHNIDPLHRRGLGSLQEGKGLWDTAVQAAIRVGDWKLLTGDPGHGDWIPPQVLTSFPTGWWNLERGNVDKEKKSIWLFNITADPCERNDLAENRPDVVKRLLQRLAFYNSTATAVRYPPDDPRADPQHNGGAWRPWVKDEENEVNWEGVYYRRGRNRKRKKCRLCNVQSFFKKLNKKILASRI, from the exons GTTTCGGCGGCGTGTTTAAACCCAGACCtcctcctcatatcatcttCATCCTGACTGACGATCAGGGCTTTAACGATGTTGGCTACCACAGCGCCGAGCTGCACACCCCCACCCTGGACAAGCTGGCGGCTGAAGGTGTGCGACTGGAGAATTATTACGTGCAGCCGCTGTGCACGCCGTCACGCAGCCAGCTCATCACGGGCAG GTATCAGATCCACACGGGTCTCCAGCACTCGATCATCCGTCCCCGCCAGCCGAGCTGTATCCCGTTGAACGTGTCCACGCTGCCACAGCGTCTTCAGGAAGCTGGTTACTCCACCCACATGGTGGGAAAATGGCACCTAGGCTTCTACCGTAAACGCTGCCTCCCAACGCGCCACGGCTTCCACACCTTCTTCGGCTCGCTGACGGGAAGCGTAGATTATTACACGTTCTACTCGTGCGATGGGAAATCTCTGTGCGGCTTTGACTTGCACGACGGCGACTCGTTAGCGTGGAGCAAAGCGGGAAAATACTCAACTCACCTGTACACTCAGAGAGTGCGCAAGATTTTAGCAACACACGATCCGTCTCAGCCGATATTCATCTTCCTGTCCCTTCAGGCGGCTCATGCTCCTTTAAAACCGCCCAAATCCTATATTTATCCGTATCGCGCCATGGGGAACGTCCCACGCAGGAAATACGCAGCGACAATCTCCATCGTGGACGAGGCAGTGCACAACATCACGTATGCGCTACGCAAATACGGCTACTATCGCAACTCTGTCATAATTTTTTCCACAGATAACGGAGCGCAGCCGTTCACCGGAGGGAGCAACTGGCCCTTAAGAGGGCGCAAGGGGACTTACTGGGAGGGCGGAGTCAGAGCGGTGGGGTTTGTGCACAGCCCGCTAATACGATACAAGCGCAGGATTAGCAAAGCACTAATCCACATCACGGATTGGTTCCCGACTCTCGTACGGTTGGCCGGAGGAAATATTTCACAGAATGAGAAATTGGACGGTTTTGACATTTGGCCCATTATCAGTGAGAATAAAGCATCTCCCAGGTTTGAAATCTTACACAACATCGATCCTCTGCATCGGCGCGGTTTAGGGTCACTGCAGGAAGGCAAGGGATTGTGGGATACGGCAGTCCAGGCGGCCATAAGAGTCGGAGATTGGAAGCTTCTGACCGGAGATCCAGGTCACGGAGACTGGATCCCTCCTCAGGTGTTAACCAGCTTCCCGACTGGATGGTGGAACCTGGAACGAGGGAACGTGGACAAGGAAAAGAAGTCGATTTGGCTCTTTAATATCACGGCAGATCCATGTGAGAGAAACGACCTAGCGGAGAACCGACCCGACGTGGTGAAGAGGCTCCTCCAGCGCCTGGCCTTCTACAACAGCACAGCCACAGCGGTCCGGTACCCGCCCGACGACCCGCGCGCCGATCCGCAGCACAATGGTGGGGCCTGGAGACCGTGGGTGAAGGACGAGGAGAACGAGGTGAATTGGGAGGGAGTTTACTACAGGCGAGGAAGGAACCGGAAGAGGAAGAAGTGCAGGCTCTGCAATGTCCAATCGTTCTTTAAGAAACTCAACAAAAAGATCCTGGCCAGTAGAATATGA
- the LOC128622630 gene encoding uncharacterized protein LOC128622630: MLRVKRDRDTTRGEMVLVMLAVLMAGAVSGDSLCDFPPAPLYYGILGKPVFLHIPIPSNTHRFCLKKDNNIILQGKREDHMLRKVYKNGVELFSSGSVKISHCVKNHSGEYQWETFHSDGKVQCDVTFTLQIHNHHHHHHHHHLSSPDLHSLCQPSAESQHSSNSMNKNSESLLTPDCSSTKTALREQICVDSKVFLLLCGAMAVFLTLITAVCCLTITLKTTSQPCDHSPDFIPKVDILYAEVDVRSERMRKRKEAETLESETAIYSEVAQEMNRETGNRTFTTYRLN, translated from the exons ATGTTGAGAGTGAAACGCGACAGAGACACAACAAG AGGTGAGATGGTGCTGGTGATGCTTGCTGTGCTGATGGCAGGAGCAGTGAGCG GTGACTCGCTGTGTGATTTCCCGCCTGCACCGCTGTATTACGGGATTTTGGGAAAACCGGTCTTCCTGCACATCCCGAttccctcaaacacacaccgctTCTGCCTAAAGAAGgacaataatattatattacaaggTAAAAGAGAAGATCATATGCTCCGTAAAGTTTATAAAAACGGTGTTGAGTTGTTCAGCAGTGGATCAGTGAAGATCAGCCACTGTGTGAAAAACCACTCAGGAGAATATCAGTGGGAAACGTTCCACTCTGACGGAAAAGTGCAGTGTGACGTCACCTTCACGCTCCAGATTCACA atcatcatcatcatcatcatcatcatcatctctccaGTCCTGaccttcactctctctgtcagcCATCTGCTGAATCTCAACATTCTTCCAACAGCATGAATAAAAACAGCGAGTCGTTATTAACACCAGACTGTTCTTCTACAAAGACTGCACTGAGAGAACAGATCTGTG tggacAGTAAAGTTTTCCTGTTGCTGTGTGGAGCGATGGCAGTGTTCCTCACACTCATCACTGCAGTGTGCTGCCTCACCATCACACTGAAGACCACATCACAACCCTGTGATCATTCCCCTG ACTTCATTCCCAAAGTCGACATCTTATACGCAGAAGTGGACGTTCGTAGcgaaagaatgagaaagaggaaagaagCTGAAACTctggagagtgagacagcgatTTACTCCGAGGTGGCACAGGAAATGAACCGGGAGACAGGAAATCGAACTTTCACCACATACAGACTGAATTAA